A window of the Bacteroides thetaiotaomicron VPI-5482 genome harbors these coding sequences:
- a CDS encoding LamG domain-containing protein, translating into MKTRFFMKLCLFSLLVWCVSSCKSDNGDSVRPIALECMYTHLTDMTNMLDTAKIGTSDGTFPLANAQNLQKAVEELQTGISKGMAGYFVLQYEIDNYCIAAEKAIAEFQDSYQQTLQPGTPAELKVFGIDGKGRIEFGSDPAYGGGNTFTVESWVKYDAGFFESGIGSFLSTFDGKQPNEGWMINFLGSNLRTTIGMGPQEGRVLEEGRAYPDNFGKWNHVVTVWDNTLPEGQLKMYVNGELFFSKTNDVKNDAGVLQNYMPNTRNQNMWAFQEPTDNSRCMTGFIKKFRMWSTAKSANEVKTLMNSDVTGTESGLVCAWDFTTVVEDVTNIPDKTGKHVAKIVGNYKWFKVEN; encoded by the coding sequence ATGAAAACAAGATTCTTTATGAAACTTTGTTTATTCAGTTTGTTGGTTTGGTGTGTCAGCTCGTGCAAGAGCGATAACGGCGATTCAGTGCGGCCTATTGCACTTGAATGCATGTACACGCATCTGACCGACATGACAAACATGCTTGATACCGCAAAGATCGGTACAAGTGACGGTACTTTCCCATTGGCAAATGCCCAGAACCTGCAAAAAGCTGTCGAAGAACTGCAAACAGGTATTTCTAAAGGTATGGCTGGCTACTTTGTTCTACAGTATGAAATAGATAACTACTGTATAGCCGCCGAAAAAGCGATTGCCGAATTTCAGGATTCCTATCAACAGACATTGCAACCGGGTACGCCTGCCGAATTAAAGGTATTCGGCATTGACGGTAAAGGGCGTATTGAATTTGGTTCCGATCCTGCTTATGGTGGCGGTAATACTTTCACCGTAGAAAGTTGGGTGAAGTATGATGCCGGTTTCTTTGAGTCGGGAATTGGCAGTTTCCTCTCTACTTTTGACGGTAAGCAGCCGAATGAGGGATGGATGATCAACTTCTTAGGCTCTAATCTTCGTACAACGATCGGTATGGGACCGCAGGAAGGCCGCGTACTGGAAGAAGGCCGTGCTTATCCTGATAATTTTGGTAAATGGAATCATGTCGTGACGGTGTGGGATAACACCTTGCCTGAAGGACAGCTGAAAATGTATGTCAATGGTGAATTATTCTTCAGTAAGACAAATGATGTGAAGAATGATGCCGGAGTATTACAGAATTATATGCCTAACACCCGTAACCAGAATATGTGGGCATTCCAGGAACCGACTGACAATTCACGCTGTATGACCGGATTTATTAAGAAATTCCGCATGTGGAGTACTGCGAAATCGGCGAATGAGGTAAAAACGCTGATGAACTCGGATGTGACGGGAACAGAAAGCGGACTGGTATGTGCGTGGGACTTCACGACAGTGGTCGAAGACGTTACCAACATTCCGGATAAGACAGGAAAACACGTTGCGAAAATTGTAGGTAACTACAAATGGTTTAAAGTTGAGAACTAA
- a CDS encoding Kelch repeat-containing protein codes for MIRRRLCLLFLLTGMTLFAYSQGLLFQANDKEIKERTSLQIFQEGEIPCFTKNFQLSFELSIRDFDTFGYVFLLKEDQGKTKYSFTYTYLDGENSTFKFNTDGKENHYSLNLRNDALAYQWIPVSFAFDLQQDVLTIRIGDNEKKITSLGLKDTFCPHLFFGRYDYILDMPTFAIRNLKLEGDRSHSYTFPLNENEGEEVHTSTGKVLGTVVNPVWLINGSYHWEKLFEYSFQTPSGITFEPDSQRLIIFSQDSLLTYNLLKRQPQKYSYSNKLPVKLQLATHFMNTTDGKLYVYELNNLPLGDATVAALDLNNQEWKQTGVAALPVQLHHHDGFWDETTGKYLVFGGFGNKRFNNTFLEYDIEADRWDTLSYSGDRIIPRYFSGMAVNKNREHIYVFGGMGNESGEQSVGRNYLHDLYLLDRKQQSVRRLWQNASDHRLVVARDMILTPDEKYIYALCYPEYLSDTYLQLYRLTVDDGTMKALGDSIPMRSEEIMTNANLYYNSLTHEYYCTTTEFDKKGHTVIRTYVLSAPPVSLDEIRSYGSRSSLEIRWLWIMAGIGVLLLVGGVLFVRRKRGKQRNAVPESSSVLMSPPVGREPDKSVLGKEMPAKEDFESSIVRPNAVYLFGPFTVIDRNGRDITHLFSSRLRQVFIYILLHSTHNGVLSASLNEVFWADKPDDKVKNLKGVTINQIRKNLAELDGVELVHDKGYFRLVFTDCYCDYFRFRTLKNAEEVENELGILLMRGKFLDGMDAGMMDHFKQKVEEFLSSFLPLEIERLYQQHKYDAVIRFCNVLFRVDPVNELALAYGMHALNHTGSSQEAILQYSLFVREYKQMMNEEYSTSYAELMSKNPPFHR; via the coding sequence ATGATACGACGTAGGCTTTGCCTCTTATTCCTACTGACTGGAATGACTCTGTTTGCTTATTCGCAAGGATTGTTGTTTCAGGCTAATGATAAAGAAATTAAAGAAAGGACTTCTCTTCAGATATTTCAGGAAGGGGAGATACCTTGTTTTACGAAAAACTTTCAGTTGAGCTTTGAACTTTCTATTCGCGATTTTGATACTTTTGGATATGTTTTTCTGCTGAAGGAAGATCAGGGGAAAACTAAATATAGCTTTACGTATACTTATCTGGATGGTGAGAACAGTACATTCAAGTTTAATACCGACGGAAAAGAGAATCATTATTCTTTAAATCTGCGCAATGATGCACTGGCTTATCAATGGATTCCTGTGTCTTTTGCATTCGATTTGCAACAGGACGTACTTACGATTCGTATCGGAGATAACGAAAAGAAGATTACTTCTTTAGGATTGAAAGATACTTTTTGTCCGCACCTCTTCTTCGGACGTTATGATTATATTTTGGATATGCCCACTTTTGCCATCCGCAATCTGAAGCTGGAAGGTGATAGAAGTCATTCATATACTTTCCCTCTGAATGAAAATGAAGGGGAAGAAGTGCATACTTCTACAGGGAAGGTTTTGGGTACGGTTGTCAATCCGGTGTGGCTCATCAACGGTTCTTATCATTGGGAGAAACTTTTTGAGTATTCTTTTCAGACTCCTTCGGGAATCACTTTTGAGCCGGACAGTCAGCGACTGATTATTTTCAGCCAGGATTCACTTCTTACTTATAATCTGTTGAAACGTCAGCCACAAAAGTATTCTTATAGCAACAAACTACCCGTAAAATTGCAGTTGGCTACTCATTTCATGAATACAACGGATGGTAAACTTTATGTTTATGAATTGAATAACCTGCCGTTGGGGGATGCTACGGTAGCGGCGCTCGATCTGAATAATCAGGAGTGGAAACAGACCGGAGTAGCAGCCTTGCCGGTACAGTTGCACCATCATGACGGCTTTTGGGATGAAACAACCGGAAAGTATCTCGTTTTTGGCGGTTTTGGTAATAAGCGTTTTAACAATACATTCCTCGAATATGATATCGAGGCCGACCGTTGGGACACCCTCTCTTATTCCGGCGACCGGATTATCCCCCGTTATTTCTCGGGTATGGCAGTCAATAAGAACCGGGAGCATATCTATGTCTTTGGCGGGATGGGAAACGAATCGGGTGAGCAGAGTGTAGGCCGAAATTATCTTCACGATCTTTATCTGCTTGACAGAAAGCAGCAGTCTGTGCGACGTTTGTGGCAGAACGCTTCGGATCATCGTTTGGTCGTCGCCCGTGATATGATACTGACACCTGATGAGAAGTATATCTATGCCCTGTGTTATCCGGAATATCTTTCGGATACCTATCTGCAACTTTATCGCTTGACGGTTGATGATGGAACGATGAAAGCTTTGGGAGATTCCATTCCGATGCGTTCGGAAGAGATTATGACGAATGCTAACCTTTACTATAATTCATTGACGCATGAGTATTACTGTACGACCACAGAATTTGACAAGAAGGGGCATACGGTGATTCGGACTTATGTGTTGTCCGCCCCTCCGGTTTCTCTGGATGAAATCCGTTCTTACGGCTCCAGGTCTTCTCTGGAGATTCGTTGGTTATGGATAATGGCAGGAATAGGAGTATTATTGCTTGTCGGAGGTGTGCTGTTTGTCAGGAGAAAGAGGGGAAAACAAAGAAATGCGGTTCCGGAATCATCTTCTGTGCTCATGTCACCACCTGTCGGAAGAGAACCGGATAAAAGTGTACTGGGAAAAGAAATGCCTGCAAAAGAAGATTTTGAATCATCCATCGTTCGTCCGAATGCAGTTTATTTATTCGGTCCTTTTACGGTAATTGACCGGAATGGGCGGGATATTACTCATTTGTTCAGTTCCCGTTTACGGCAGGTTTTCATCTATATCTTGCTTCATAGTACCCATAATGGAGTATTATCTGCCTCCTTGAATGAGGTTTTCTGGGCCGATAAACCCGACGACAAGGTGAAAAACCTGAAAGGGGTAACGATCAATCAGATTCGCAAAAATCTGGCTGAGCTGGATGGAGTGGAACTTGTACACGACAAGGGATATTTCAGACTGGTGTTTACTGACTGTTATTGTGATTATTTCCGTTTCCGCACCTTGAAGAATGCTGAAGAGGTGGAGAATGAACTCGGCATTTTATTAATGCGTGGCAAATTCCTTGATGGTATGGATGCGGGGATGATGGACCACTTCAAACAAAAAGTAGAAGAGTTCTTGTCTTCCTTTCTGCCACTGGAAATCGAACGTCTGTATCAGCAGCATAAGTATGATGCCGTCATTCGTTTCTGTAATGTGCTTTTCCGGGTTGATCCGGTTAATGAGCTGGCACTGGCCTATGGTATGCATGCCCTTAACCATACAGGTTCGTCACAAGAAGCAATTCTGCAATATTCCCTGTTTGTGCGTGAGTACAAGCAAATGATGAATGAAGAATATTCTACTTCTTATGCAGAGCTGATGAGCAAAAATCCTCCTTTTCATCGATAA
- a CDS encoding metal ABC transporter permease, whose product MDLLRYTFFQHALLGSLLASIACGIIGTYIVTRRLVFISGGITHASFGGIGLGLFAGISPILSAAVFSVLSAFGVEWLSRRKDMREDSAIAVFWTLGMALGIMFSFLSPGFAPDLSAYLFGNILTINQADLWMLGILALILTGFFYLFIRPIVYIAFDREFARSQKIPVEIFEYVLMMFIALTIVACLRMVGIVLAISLLTIPQMTANLFTYSFKKIIWLSIGIGFLGCLGGLFISYHWKVPSGASIIFFSILIYAVCKIGKSCCKKQS is encoded by the coding sequence GTGGATCTACTTCGATATACATTCTTCCAACACGCTTTGCTGGGCAGCTTACTGGCAAGCATTGCCTGCGGGATTATCGGTACTTACATTGTTACCCGCCGTCTGGTATTTATCAGTGGAGGAATCACGCACGCCTCTTTCGGAGGGATAGGACTGGGACTGTTTGCGGGAATTTCTCCCATACTCTCAGCCGCCGTCTTCTCTGTATTGTCCGCATTCGGTGTCGAGTGGCTGAGCCGGCGGAAAGATATGCGTGAAGATTCTGCGATTGCCGTATTCTGGACGCTGGGAATGGCTTTGGGAATCATGTTCAGTTTCCTGTCACCGGGATTTGCTCCGGACTTGTCAGCTTATCTTTTCGGTAATATCCTGACCATCAATCAGGCGGACTTGTGGATGCTGGGCATATTGGCTCTGATATTAACCGGATTCTTTTATCTGTTTATCCGTCCTATCGTATATATTGCATTCGACCGCGAGTTTGCCCGTTCGCAAAAGATTCCGGTAGAGATATTCGAATATGTGCTGATGATGTTTATTGCGTTGACCATCGTCGCTTGTCTGCGTATGGTAGGCATCGTTCTCGCAATATCGCTACTCACCATTCCGCAAATGACAGCCAACCTCTTTACCTACAGTTTCAAGAAAATCATCTGGCTGTCCATCGGTATCGGTTTTCTGGGATGTCTGGGCGGTCTGTTTATTTCTTACCACTGGAAAGTCCCTTCGGGCGCTTCGATTATATTCTTCTCTATCCTGATTTATGCCGTTTGCAAGATCGGAAAGAGTTGTTGCAAGAAACAGTCATAA
- the tsaE gene encoding tRNA (adenosine(37)-N6)-threonylcarbamoyltransferase complex ATPase subunit type 1 TsaE, translating to MEIKIQSLESIHEAAREFIAAMGDNTVFALYGKMGAGKTTFVKALCEELGVSDVISSPTFAIVNEYRSDETGELIYHFDFYRIKKLSEVYDMGYEDYFYSGALCFIEWPELVEELLPGDAVKVTIEELEDGSRVIRL from the coding sequence ATGGAAATCAAGATTCAATCACTGGAAAGTATCCATGAGGCAGCCCGGGAATTTATCGCTGCTATGGGTGATAACACCGTTTTCGCTTTATATGGTAAAATGGGAGCCGGCAAAACGACCTTCGTCAAAGCTCTTTGCGAAGAATTAGGTGTATCAGACGTTATCAGTTCTCCTACTTTCGCTATCGTCAACGAATATCGTTCGGACGAAACCGGAGAATTGATTTATCACTTCGACTTTTACCGCATCAAAAAGCTAAGTGAAGTATATGACATGGGATACGAAGATTATTTCTACAGCGGCGCCCTTTGCTTTATCGAATGGCCGGAACTGGTAGAAGAATTACTACCGGGAGATGCCGTAAAAGTGACGATTGAAGAACTGGAAGACGGAAGCAGAGTGATCAGACTATGA
- a CDS encoding immunity 17 family protein produces the protein MTGQYIVQGIFALAGITSLLASLLNWNWFFTTRNAQTIVRNVGRGRARLFYGILGVIIIGMAVFFFIETRKAIL, from the coding sequence ATGACCGGACAATACATCGTACAAGGAATTTTTGCGCTAGCGGGAATCACTTCCCTGCTAGCTTCCTTACTGAACTGGAACTGGTTCTTCACCACACGCAATGCCCAGACAATCGTCCGGAATGTAGGCCGCGGCAGAGCACGGCTCTTTTACGGCATACTGGGAGTCATTATAATAGGAATGGCTGTATTCTTCTTTATAGAAACACGGAAGGCAATTCTATAA
- a CDS encoding nucleotidyltransferase family protein, whose translation MKTTNEYLTKIRQFKQQCAEKYGIISIGIFGSVARGEQHEGSDLDVFVELKEPDPFVMFDIKEELEHICNCKIDLLRLRKNLRSLISQRIEKDGIYA comes from the coding sequence ATGAAAACAACGAATGAATACCTTACAAAAATCCGCCAATTCAAGCAACAGTGTGCCGAGAAATATGGGATTATTTCTATCGGTATCTTTGGTTCTGTGGCCCGTGGTGAACAACACGAAGGAAGTGATTTAGATGTTTTCGTAGAATTGAAAGAACCCGATCCTTTCGTGATGTTCGATATTAAAGAAGAACTGGAGCATATCTGCAATTGCAAAATAGATCTCCTCCGTTTACGCAAAAACCTTCGTTCACTCATATCCCAAAGAATAGAAAAAGATGGAATCTACGCTTAA
- a CDS encoding HepT-like ribonuclease domain-containing protein, which translates to MESTLKEEILDKFLQLSESISIIEDRCKNIQNVDDFLLSPWGMTVLDACIMRIQVIGETIKAIDDKTQRSFFKDYPQVPWAKVIGLRNIISHEYANIDYEIIWVVITKHLPPLKETVENIIKDLS; encoded by the coding sequence ATGGAATCTACGCTTAAAGAGGAAATTCTAGATAAGTTTCTTCAATTATCAGAATCAATCTCTATCATTGAAGACAGATGCAAGAATATACAGAATGTAGACGATTTCTTGTTATCCCCTTGGGGAATGACTGTTTTGGATGCCTGCATTATGCGAATACAGGTAATCGGAGAAACAATTAAGGCTATTGATGATAAAACCCAAAGATCATTTTTCAAAGATTATCCACAAGTTCCATGGGCAAAAGTTATTGGACTCAGAAATATTATTTCCCATGAATATGCCAACATTGACTATGAGATTATATGGGTAGTCATAACAAAGCACCTTCCTCCTTTAAAAGAAACAGTAGAAAATATTATTAAAGACTTATCATAG
- a CDS encoding DUF58 domain-containing protein, with protein sequence MYLTRRFYIALILVILLLGSGYLFAPFFVIGQWALFALFVLVSADGYILYRTQGIQAFRRCSDRFSNGDDNEVSIRVESTYSRPLSLEIIDEIPFIFQNRDVCFRTTLQPNEGKTISYHLRPTRRGVYSFGQIRVFVTDKIGLLSRRYTCGQAQDIKVYPSYLMLHRYELLAMSDNLTELGIKRIRRVGHQTEFEQIKEYVKGDDYRTINWKASARRHELMVNVYQDERSQQIYSVIDKGRVMQQAFRGMTLLDYAINASLVLSYVAMRKEDKAGLVTFDEHFDTFVPASKQPGHMQTLLEKLYSQQTTFGETDFSALCVHLNKHVNKRSFLVLYTNFASISSMNRQLAYLQQLNRQHRLLVVFFEDADLKAYIESPARDTEDYYRHVIAEKFAFEKRLIVSTLKQHGIYSLLTTPENLSIDVINKYLEMKSRQLL encoded by the coding sequence TTGTACTTAACCCGTCGTTTCTATATTGCCCTTATTCTGGTTATCCTCTTATTGGGTAGCGGATATCTGTTTGCTCCGTTTTTTGTCATCGGGCAGTGGGCGCTTTTTGCCTTATTCGTGTTGGTATCGGCAGATGGATATATTCTCTACCGTACCCAGGGGATTCAGGCATTCCGTCGATGTTCCGACCGTTTCTCCAATGGCGATGACAATGAAGTGAGCATTCGTGTCGAAAGTACTTATTCGCGTCCTCTCTCTCTGGAGATCATAGATGAAATACCTTTTATCTTCCAGAATCGGGATGTCTGTTTCCGGACTACCCTTCAGCCGAACGAGGGGAAAACAATCAGTTACCATCTTCGTCCGACCCGTCGCGGAGTATACTCTTTCGGGCAAATCCGTGTATTTGTGACCGATAAAATCGGGCTGCTTTCCCGTCGGTACACTTGTGGGCAGGCGCAGGATATCAAGGTATATCCTTCCTATCTGATGCTTCACCGATACGAATTGCTGGCAATGAGTGATAATCTTACCGAACTGGGTATCAAGCGTATCCGCCGGGTAGGCCATCAAACGGAATTTGAGCAGATCAAGGAATATGTAAAAGGAGACGACTACCGGACTATCAACTGGAAAGCGAGTGCCCGCCGGCATGAGTTGATGGTAAATGTCTATCAGGACGAACGCTCTCAGCAGATTTACAGTGTGATAGATAAAGGCAGGGTGATGCAGCAGGCTTTTCGGGGAATGACTTTGCTCGATTATGCGATTAATGCTTCGCTGGTGCTTTCGTATGTGGCGATGCGGAAGGAGGATAAAGCGGGGCTGGTGACTTTTGATGAGCATTTTGATACCTTCGTTCCGGCTTCCAAGCAGCCCGGGCATATGCAGACGCTGCTTGAAAAGCTGTATAGCCAGCAGACTACTTTTGGTGAAACGGACTTCTCGGCTCTTTGTGTGCATCTGAACAAGCACGTCAATAAGCGTAGCTTTTTGGTTCTGTATACCAACTTTGCCAGTATCAGCAGCATGAATCGCCAGTTGGCTTACTTGCAGCAGCTCAACCGGCAACATCGTTTGCTGGTGGTTTTCTTTGAGGATGCTGACTTGAAAGCGTACATCGAAAGTCCGGCGAGGGATACGGAAGATTATTACCGGCACGTGATTGCCGAAAAGTTTGCTTTTGAGAAGCGACTGATCGTTTCTACATTAAAGCAGCATGGCATTTACTCTCTGCTGACGACACCCGAAAATCTGTCTATTGACGTGATCAATAAATATCTGGAGATGAAATCACGGCAACTGCTATGA
- a CDS encoding AAA family ATPase, translating to MEENTEQRVDLTLFSEKIQELKDQIASVIVGQEQTVDLVLAAILANGHVLIEGVPGVAKTLLARLTARLIDADFSRIQFTPDLMPSDVLGTTVFNMKTNDFDFHQGPIFADIVLVDEINRAPAKTQAALFEVMEERQISIDGITHKMGELYTILATQNPVEQEGTYKLPEAQLDRFLMKITMDYPSLEEEVDILERHHTNASLIKLDDIKPAITKEELLSLRAFMNQVFVDRTLLQYIALIVQQTRTSKAVYLGASPRASVAMLQASKAYALLQGRDFVTPEDIKFVAPYVLQHRLILTAEAEMEGYSPVKVTQRLIDKVEVPK from the coding sequence ATGGAAGAGAATACAGAACAACGAGTGGATTTAACTCTCTTTTCCGAGAAGATACAGGAATTGAAGGATCAGATTGCTTCCGTTATTGTCGGTCAGGAACAGACGGTGGACTTGGTGCTGGCAGCCATCCTTGCCAATGGTCACGTACTAATAGAAGGCGTGCCGGGAGTTGCAAAGACATTGCTTGCCCGATTGACGGCTCGTCTGATCGATGCGGACTTCAGCCGTATCCAGTTTACGCCGGACCTGATGCCGAGCGATGTCTTGGGTACCACTGTGTTCAATATGAAAACCAATGATTTTGACTTTCATCAGGGACCGATCTTTGCCGATATCGTATTGGTGGACGAGATCAACCGTGCTCCTGCCAAAACGCAGGCTGCCTTGTTCGAGGTGATGGAAGAGCGTCAGATAAGCATTGACGGCATTACTCATAAGATGGGTGAACTCTACACTATCCTTGCCACACAAAACCCCGTGGAACAGGAAGGAACTTATAAACTTCCCGAAGCACAGCTCGACCGCTTTCTGATGAAAATAACGATGGACTATCCTTCGCTGGAAGAAGAAGTGGATATTTTGGAACGTCACCATACGAACGCTTCATTAATCAAGCTGGACGATATCAAGCCCGCTATCACCAAAGAAGAACTCCTGTCACTGCGTGCCTTCATGAATCAGGTGTTTGTAGACCGTACGCTGCTCCAATACATTGCATTGATTGTGCAGCAGACGCGTACCAGCAAAGCTGTATATCTTGGCGCTTCTCCGCGTGCATCAGTTGCAATGTTGCAAGCCTCCAAGGCGTATGCCCTTTTGCAGGGACGTGACTTCGTGACACCGGAAGATATTAAGTTCGTTGCTCCGTATGTGCTTCAGCATCGTCTGATCCTGACGGCGGAAGCGGAAATGGAAGGATACTCTCCGGTAAAGGTTACGCAACGCCTGATTGATAAAGTGGAGGTCCCCAAATAA
- a CDS encoding DUF4350 domain-containing protein produces MRGSRWFIFFVLAFLLLMFAIEYHLPKKFVWVPTFSHYDEQPFGCAVFDSLLTVSLPSGYTLSRKTFYQMEQEDTVHNKGILLIATNLPFGRVDIEALLKMADRGNKIMLVSSSFTKILEDTLKFDCTYSYFRSVDLKKYAASLLKRDSIYWIGDPEVYSRQVFRFYPQFCKSYFRRYDSLPVRKLAEINLASDMGHALDELDSTTVSRNYHPLVAMVRPWGKGEIILVSTPLLFTNYGVLDEKNATYIFRILSQMGELPIVRTEGYMKETAQTQRSPLRYFLSQRPLRWAIYLSMFAILLFMVFTARRRQRAIPVIQEPENKSLEFTKLIGTLYYQKNDHANLVHKKFTYFAEVLRREIQVDVEEVADDERSFHRIAQKTGMEVEEISRLIREIRPVIYGGRVLSGEEMKGFIDKMNEIINHI; encoded by the coding sequence ATGAGGGGAAGCCGCTGGTTTATCTTCTTTGTCCTTGCTTTTCTGCTGCTGATGTTTGCTATAGAATATCATCTGCCGAAGAAATTTGTATGGGTGCCTACCTTTAGCCATTACGATGAGCAGCCTTTCGGATGCGCTGTGTTCGACAGTCTGCTGACTGTTTCACTGCCTTCGGGATATACACTGTCCCGAAAGACTTTTTATCAGATGGAACAGGAAGATACTGTTCACAATAAAGGAATACTGCTGATTGCCACTAATTTACCTTTCGGACGGGTGGATATAGAAGCCTTGCTCAAAATGGCGGATCGGGGAAATAAGATCATGCTGGTAAGCAGTTCTTTTACCAAGATTTTGGAGGATACGCTGAAGTTTGATTGCACTTATTCTTATTTCAGATCGGTCGATTTGAAAAAATATGCCGCTTCGTTATTGAAGCGGGACAGTATTTATTGGATCGGTGATCCGGAAGTTTATTCACGGCAGGTGTTCCGTTTTTATCCGCAGTTCTGCAAGTCCTATTTCCGCCGTTATGATTCGCTGCCGGTACGTAAACTGGCGGAGATCAATCTGGCAAGCGATATGGGGCACGCATTGGATGAACTGGATTCTACGACCGTTTCCCGCAATTATCATCCGTTGGTGGCTATGGTGCGTCCGTGGGGAAAGGGTGAAATCATTCTGGTTTCTACTCCTTTGCTTTTTACCAATTATGGAGTGCTGGATGAGAAAAATGCGACTTACATATTCCGCATCCTGTCGCAGATGGGAGAGTTGCCTATTGTCCGCACCGAAGGATATATGAAGGAGACTGCACAGACGCAGCGATCTCCTTTGCGTTATTTTCTGTCGCAAAGGCCGCTTCGCTGGGCGATCTATCTGTCGATGTTCGCTATCTTGCTCTTTATGGTGTTTACAGCACGGAGGCGGCAACGGGCAATACCTGTCATACAGGAACCGGAAAACAAATCCCTTGAATTTACCAAGTTGATAGGCACGCTTTATTATCAGAAGAATGACCATGCCAATCTGGTTCATAAGAAGTTCACCTACTTTGCGGAAGTGCTGAGAAGAGAAATTCAGGTAGATGTGGAGGAAGTGGCGGACGATGAACGTTCTTTCCACCGGATCGCTCAGAAGACGGGAATGGAGGTGGAAGAAATCAGCAGGTTGATCCGCGAAATCAGACCGGTGATTTATGGAGGACGTGTCCTTTCCGGCGAAGAAATGAAGGGATTTATTGATAAAATGAATGAAATAATCAATCATATTTAA
- a CDS encoding DUF4129 domain-containing protein produces the protein MLTSPADTLVCDTVQIAKWQSESAYDYNRELITPEINIFEWFRRQFGELLRKIFGSRFAEEYSELILICLAIIILLLIIWFVYKKRPELFMRSPKNKLPYEVGEDTIYGVDFSGGIADALSRSDYREAVRLLYLQTLKRLSDEKRIDWQPYKTPTQYINEVRIPVFRQLTNHFLRVRYGNFEATEELFNSMKSLQEEIGKGGGS, from the coding sequence ATGCTGACATCCCCGGCTGATACATTGGTTTGCGACACCGTGCAGATTGCCAAATGGCAATCCGAATCGGCGTATGACTACAATCGTGAACTGATAACTCCTGAAATCAATATCTTTGAATGGTTTCGCAGGCAGTTTGGGGAATTGTTGCGGAAGATATTCGGCAGCCGTTTTGCCGAAGAGTATTCTGAACTTATATTAATATGTCTGGCCATTATTATTCTGCTCCTGATTATATGGTTTGTTTATAAGAAGCGTCCGGAGTTATTCATGCGTTCGCCCAAGAATAAACTGCCTTATGAAGTGGGAGAAGATACGATTTACGGTGTGGATTTTTCGGGAGGGATTGCCGATGCGCTTTCCCGTTCCGATTATCGGGAGGCGGTGCGTCTGCTTTATTTGCAGACATTGAAACGGCTTAGCGACGAGAAACGCATTGACTGGCAGCCTTATAAAACACCGACACAGTATATCAATGAAGTACGGATACCCGTTTTCCGTCAGTTGACCAATCATTTCCTGAGGGTTCGTTACGGTAACTTTGAGGCAACGGAAGAACTGTTCAATTCCATGAAATCCTTGCAGGAAGAAATAGGGAAAGGAGGGGGCTCATGA